The following proteins are encoded in a genomic region of Neospora caninum Liverpool complete genome, chromosome XI:
- a CDS encoding putative AGC kinase TgPKG1, whose amino-acid sequence MDTGERERGREKDEKVDEAVVSSSRSLQSAVEAFERTVTRLACLREGENGETQHAKRTEESEDNIEAVGKAGLNKRHREISAALTIGAVSAAAAAATAASQTERELPQQIWRPHRTRVPRKRTDRKWERLNSTVHGGLPFGRHPGGQLGEKSDLDCFVCSGGDRKPAQKAILKQDDCHTEEEKLSAHLAYREKTPADFALIRDSLKANLVCSSLNEGEIDALAVAMQFFTFKKGDVVTRQGEPGSYFFIIHSGTFDVLVNEKRVNAMDKGKAFGEIALIHNTERSATVVASSTEGALWGVQRHTFRETLKQLSSRNFAENRQFLASVKFFEMLTEAQKNVITNALVVENFKPGQPIVKEGDAGDVLYILKSGKAKVSIGGKEIRILRKGDYFGERALLYKEPRSATITAEEFTVCVSIGRELLDRVLGNLQHVLFRNIMVEALQQSKVYELFQGDQLSKLIEAAVVKDYAADYVILDKENKTKGIRFFFVLEGELSVYAYVQNSTTKEEERKLTATLKRGQAFGEEYVLNPTRPFNHYVKSVGPCKLALFTSSVLTATLGGEDIDETLDFNNKRTIIRKMYIFRYLSDHQMTMLIKAFKTVRYMSGEYIIKEGERGTRFFIIKAGEVAILKNSKRLRTLGRHDYFGERALLYDEPRTASVCANSAGVDLWVVDKSVFNEIIKGPMLAHLEERIRMQDTKVEFQDLQVVRVVGRGTFGTVKLVRHVPTNIRYALKCVSRRSVIALSQQQHIRLEREIMAENDHPFIIRLVRTFRDKEFLYFLTELVTGGELYDAIRKLGLLARPQAQFYLASIVLAIEYLHERNIAYRDLKPENILLDNQGYVKLIDFGCAKKMQGRAYTLVGTPHYMAPEVILGKGYTLTADTWAFGVCLYEFMCGPLPFGNDAEDQLEIFRDILTGKLVFPHYVTDQDAINLMKRLLCRLPEVRIGCSINGYKDIKEHAFFGDFDWDKLAGRGLAPPLAPKGETYAEDTEQSSFELDEDDSIVLEDEYDWDKDF is encoded by the exons ATGGATACtggggaaagggagagggggcgggagaaggacgagaaagtgGACGAAGCGGTtgtttcgtcttcgcggTCTCTGCAATCTGCCGTGGAGGCCTTTGAACGCACCGTCACGCGCCTCGCGTGTctgagggaaggagagaacggcgagacacAACATGCAAAGAGGACTGAAGAATCTGAAGACAACATCGAGGCTGTGGGCAAGGCGGGTCTCAACAAGCGACACAGGGAGATCTCGGCCGCCCTGACGATCGGCGCGGTGtctgccgccgcagccgcggcgACAGCCGCCA gCCAGACGGAGCGCGAACTTCCGCAGCAGATTTGGAGGCCGCACAGGACGCGAGTTCCccggaagagaacggacaGGAAGTGGGAAAGGCTGAACTCGACGGTGCACGGA GGGCTTCCGTTCGGGCGACATCCAGGGGGACAGCtcggcgagaaaagcgatTTGGACTGTTTTGTCTGCAGTGGCGGGGACCGGAAAcctgcgcagaaggcgaTTTTGAAACAGGATGACTGTCACacggaggaggagaaactCAGC GCTCATCTCGCGtaccgcgagaagacgccggctGATTTTGCGTTGATTCGCGACAGTTTGAAGGCGAACCTCGTGTGCTCTTCTCTGAACGAAGGAGAAATCGACGCACTGGCGGTCGCCATGCAGTTCTTCACCTTCAAGAAAGGCGATGTGGTGACCCGACAGGGCGAACCCG GGAGTTATTTCTTCATCATTCACAGCGGGACGTTCGATGTGCTGGTGAACGAGAAGCGCGTGAACGCGATGGACAAGGGAAAAGCTTTCGGAGAAATCGCACTGATCCACAACACTGAGAGATCTGCGACGGTCGTCGCAAGCTCCACTGAAGGCGCCCTGTGGGGTGTCCAGCGTCACACTTTCAG AGAAACGCTGAAGCAGCTGAGCAGCCGCAACTTTGCGGAGAATCGTCAGTTCCTGGCATCCGTGAAGTTCTTCGAGATGCTCaccgaggcgcagaaaaatGTTATCACGAACGCGCTGGTCGTCGAGAACTTCAAACCCGGACAGCCCATCGTAAaagagggcgacgccggGGACGTGCTGTACATCCTCAAGAGCGGCAAAGCGAAAGTCTCCATCGGCGGCAAGGAAATCCGCATTCTGAGG aAAGGCGACTATTTTGGAGAACGTGCACTGCTGTACAAGGAGCCTCGCAGCGCCACGATCACCGCGGAAGAGTTCACGGTCTGTGTCTCGATTGGCCGAGAACTCCTCGACCGGGTGCTCGGAAACCTCCAGCACGTCCTCTTCAGAAACATCATGGTTGAGGCGCTCCAGCAAAGCAAAGTCTACGAGTTGTTCCAGGGAGATCAGCTGAGCAAACTGATCGAGGCCGCCGTCGTCAAGGACTACGCCGCAGACTACGTGATTCTCGACAAGGAAAACAAGACCAAG GggattcgcttcttctttgttctcGAAGGAGAGCTATCTGTGTATGCCTACGTGCAAAATTCGAcgacgaaagaggaagagcggaaactGACGGCGACGCTGAAACGCGGCCAAGCATTTGGGGAAGAATACGTCCTCAATCCAACTCGACCTTTTAACCATTACGTCAAAAGCGTCGGTCCTTGCAAG CTTGCCTTGTTTACGTCGTCTGTGCTGACGGCGACTCTGGGAGGAGAAGACATCGACGAGACGCTCGACTTCAACAACAAACGCACGATTATTCGAAAGATGTACATTTTCAGATATTTGTCGGACCATCAGATGACCATGCTTATCAAAGCCTTCAAGACTGTCCG ATACATGTCAGGAGAGTACATCATCAAGGAGGGCGAGCGCGGCACGCGGTTCTTCATCATTAAAGCG GGCGAAGTCGCGATTTTGAAGAACAGCAAGCGGCTGAGAACGCTGGGCCGGCATGACTATttcggagagagagcgttGCTCTACGACGAGCCTCGGACGGCGTCTGTGTGCGCCAATTCGGCGGGCGTAGATCTCTGGGTTGTCGACAAGTCGGTCTTCAACGAGATCATCAAG GGCCCTATGCTTGCTCACTTGGAAGAGAGAATTCGAATGCAAGATACCAAGGTCGAGTTCCAGGACTTGCAAGTTGTCAGAGTTGTCGGCAGGG GAACCTTCGGCACGGTCAAGCTGGTTCGCCATGTACCCACAAACATTCGATACGCGCTCAAGTGTGTGTCGAGGAGGAGCGTCATTGCTCTCAGTCAGCAGCAACACATTCGTCTTGAGAGAGAAATTATGGCCGAAAATGATCATCCTTTCATCATTCGGCTAG tgagaACGTTCCGGGACAAGGAGTTCCTCTACTTCCTCACGGAACTTGTAACAGGAGGCGAGCTGTACGATGCAATCCGGAAGCTAGGCCTTTTGGCACGGCCCCAGGCGCAGTTCTACCTCGCCTCCATTGTCCTCGCTATCGAGTACCTCCATGAGCGAAACATCGCTTACCGG GACTTGAAACCGGAAAACATTCTCCTCGACAATCAAGGCTACGTGAAGCTCATCGACTTCGGCTGTGCAAAAAAAATGCAAGGCCGCGCGTACACCCTCGTCGGCACGCCCCACTACATGGCGCCTGAAGTCATTCTTG GCAAGGGCTACACGCTGACAGCAGACACGTGGGCGTTTGGAGTTTGCCTCTACGAGTTCATGTGCGGTCCCCTCCCGTTTGGAAATGATGCAGAAGATCAACTTGAAATCTTCAGAGACATTCTCACAG GAAAGCTCGTTTTCCCGCATTACGTCACCGACCAGGATGCGATTAACTTGATGAAGAGACTGCTTTGTCGTCTTCCGGAGGTTCGAATCGGATGCTCCATCAACGGCTACAAA GACATCAAGGAACACGCGTTTTTCGGTGATTTCGACTGGGACAAGCTCGCGGGTCGCGGATTGgcgccgccgctcgctcCGAAAGGCGAAACCTACGCAGAAGATACCGAACAA TCCTCTTTCGAGTTGGACGAGGACGACTCGATTGTCCTAGAAGATGAATATGACTGGGACAAGGATTTCTGA